A DNA window from Cutaneotrichosporon cavernicola HIS019 DNA, chromosome: 2 contains the following coding sequences:
- a CDS encoding uncharacterized protein (Transcription initiation factor TFIID subunit A) → MSQPPSARPSPTGSPAVRPTPNINLENIYSNLAALIQRVRNNQLPQNQVSPLRSLISSYAKDIIIFHARLGRPSPLLNLPELLNPTIKVGNYEPLTTETVFLGSIQQGMQAARSIKPDQALIASVAARQRQPVRPPGTASPATSARASPQPQQPAMSLAEVKELVGLPTEERNRRLDADPAMKARFVSAYQFYQRRNTQQKQGPPGVRPPAAAGTSAAPSLTGTPSGSPAPLTATATPSLPSAPATPNLPPTAAARPPPAPPAAPAVPSVPTIPPPIPSHPKPASPAPGPAAAPSKPTPPPQASTPATPTLPPQPQQPATQPVQAPPPPPVIPQRPPSPPRPSPPPPEPEPVRRRRKVREYLCEFGPGLQVELGVDDVFGEVLDTFIESAARDAIRLAAHRSSLRVEPKDVALVLGKQHGIAVPGFAQQVPERVHVPEDSSKRARLVAPRAARRRDDE, encoded by the exons ATGTCCcagccgccctcggcgaggccgtCACCAACGGGTTCCCCTGCTGTGCGGCCGACACCTAACATCAACCTAGAAAACATCTACTCGAACCTTGCCGCACTCATACAGCGTGTAAGAAACAACCAACTCCCGCAGAACCAGGTGTCTCCC CTGCGCAGCCTGATCTCCTCCTATGCCAAGGACATCATCATCTTCCATGCGCGCCTCGGTCGGCCCAGCCCCCTGCTCAACCTGCCTGAGCTGCTGAACCCTACCATCAAGGTTGGCAACTACGAACCGCTTACGACGGAGACTGTGTTCCTCGGGTCCATCCAGCAGGGCATGCAGGCTGCGCGCAGCATCAAGCCTGATCAGGCGCTGATCGCGAGTGTCGCtgctcggcagcggcagcctGTGCGCCCACCCGGTACGGCGTCGCCTGCGaccagcgcgcgcgcttcACCCCAACCGCAGCAGCCAGCCATGAGTCTCGCAGAGGTGAAGGAGCTTGTAGGCTTGCCCACTGAGGAGCGGAACCGCCGCCTCGATGCCGATCCAGCAATGAAGGCTCGCTTCGTCTCGGCATACCAATTCTACCAGCGCCGTAACACTCAACAGAAGCAGGGGCCACCTGGCGTTcggccgccagcggcgGCAGGAACATCAGCAGCGCCATCGTTGACTGGCACACCATCTGGCTCACCCGCGCCGCTGACAGCCACTGCGACGCCCAGTCTCCCCAGCGCTCCAGCGACGCCGAACCTCCCTCCCACTGCGGCCGCTAGACCGCCACCCGCACCGCCTGCTGCTCCAGCGGTCCCTAGTGTGCCGACGATACCACCTCCCATTCCTTCTCACCCCAAGCCTGCTTCACCAGCCCCAGGCCCGGCCGCTGCGCCGTCCAAGCCgacgcctcctccccagGCCTCCACCCCAGCAACTCCTACCCTCCCCCCTCAACCCCAGCAGCCTGCCACGCAGCCAGTGCAGgcgcctccgccacctcccGTCATTCCACAGCGtccgccctcgccaccgcggccctcacctcctccacccgagcccgagccggTTCGCAGGCGCCGCAAGGTTCGCGAATACCTCTGCGAGTTCGGTCCGGGCCTccaggtcgagctcggtgtcgacgacgtcttTGGCGAGGTCCTTGACACGTTCAtcgagagcgcggcgcgcgacgcgatcCGCCTCGCTGCTCACCGCAGCAGTCTGCGGGTTGAGCCGAAggacgtcgcgctcgtcctcggcaagcAGCATGGCATCGCGGTGCCGGGCTTCGCGCAGCAGGTGCCCGAACGCGTACATGTTCCGGAGGACAGCAGCAAGCGTGCACGGCTGGTTGCGCCGCGTGCCGCTCGCCGGCGTGATGATGAGTAG
- a CDS encoding uncharacterized protein (Saccharopine dehydrogenase NADP binding domain): MPKSHTPTLVVYGSTSYTAQQHLLPYLASHPDADAFHLILAGRSAEKLAAVDALLPKREREIVAVKLNDQGGVESLCKRADVVLNLAGPYQLHNATALISACVKHSTHYLDLCGEPNFLARIVPNYDFAASKTGAVIIPMCGFEAAPGDLNIYHALRTLQAHAGRETTIAAATNFYDIAGGVSGGTMASIAASSVSGDKMEGEWCLVPKSWSGHQPEHPSLQLALRPPVQVAGAPSIGGWFPGSMLNVMTFRRSWFLSRMSPVVYNEAPEAAKADQYKEPRHGDDAVFAEAMTYMAPLRVTGLLTAYLYGGLLLLFLGLYSSAAWMRDALAQWIPQPGEGPTKEECERGHTRITTVSRSNDGRYAVITKYAAGGDPGYSHTGKLLAEAGLSLLLPPPEGTELPALARTGGFLTPSTGLGMVVIERMRRNGIATVDSEVVELGRPGEHKKQL; this comes from the exons ATGCCCAAATCCCACACTCCCACGCTTGTGGTGTACGGCTCGACGAGCTACACGGCTCAGCAGCACCTGCTGCCATACCTCGCGTCGCACCcggacgcggacgcgtTCCACCTCATTCTGGCGGGCCGGAGCGCGGAGAAGCTCGctgccgtcgacgccctccttccgaagcgcgagcgggAGATTGTGGCTGTCAAGCTCAATGACCAGGGCGGTGTTGAGTCGCTTTGCAAGCGTGCGGACGTGGTTCTCAATCTCGCCG GCCCATACCAGCTACACAATGCGACGGCACTCATCAG cgcGTGCGTCAAGCACAGCACTCACTACCTCGACCTCTGCGGCGAGCCCAACTTCCTCGCCCGCATCGTACCCAACTACGACTTTGCTGCGAGCAAGACTGGTGCGGTGATCATCCCGATGTGCGGGTTCGAGGCGGCACCAGG CGACCTGAACATTTACCACGCTCTGCGCACGCTGCAGGCACACGCCGGTCGCGAAACAACCATCGCAGCTGCTACTAACTTCTACGACATCGCGGGCGGCGTTTCGGGCGGCACGATGGCGAGTATCGCTGCCTCGTCCGTCAGCGGGGATAAAATGGAGGGCGAGTGGTGCCTTGTCCCGAAGAGCTGGAGCGGGCACCAGCCCGAGCACCCGTCACTGCAGCTCGCCTTGCGTCCGCCCGTCCAGGTCGCCGGTGCGCCGAGCATTGGCGGCTGGTTCCCCGGCTCGATGCTCAACGTCATGACCTTCCGTCGCTCGTGGTTCCTCTCGCGCATGTCACCGGTCGTGTACAACGAGGCCcccgaggccgccaaggccgaccaATACAAGGAGCCGCGtcacggcgacgacgctgtCTTCGCCGAGGCCATGACCTACATGGCCCCCCTTCGTGTGACGGGCCTCCTCACAGCGTACCTGTAcggcggcctccttctcctcttcctaGGATTGTACTCAAGCGCTGCGTGGAtgcgcgacgcgcttgcCCAGTGGATCCCGCAGCCAGGCGAGGGACCCACTAAGGAGGAGTGCGAGCGCGGCCACACCCGCATCACGACCGTCTCGCGCTCCAACGACGGCCGCTACGCCGTTATCACCAAGTACGCCGCCGGCGGTGACCCCGGCTACTCGCACACGGGCAAgctgctcgccgaggcgggtctctcgctcctcctccctccgcctGAGGGTACCGAGCTCCCGGCCCTCGCCCGCACTGGCGGCTTCCtcacgccgtcgacggGCCTGGGAATGGTCGTCATTGAGCGTATGCGTCGTAACGGCATCGCGACCGTCGACAGTGAAgtggtcgagctcggccgcccTGGTGAGCACAAGAAGCAGCTTTAG